One genomic segment of Chitinophaga sancti includes these proteins:
- a CDS encoding AraC family transcriptional regulator: MHVLHTLAHLFGTTVKNRRLDIPAQFGKGYVAGYVFNDHIRMMIMNYELKENLVIENPEINTSRNMILFKFQHIFAETEKQPSVLITTTSMNTDTVIPIHTNTSTINIEVDSNYLKSLFDLSAKSPVLEGLLQNTQPLLFEQMIYPSLQDIVNEIVYESVAESFKLFFLRIKAEELVCRLLMELEKRDEKQLYALNSRDIATIYKIREEMLEQLDTPPVINDLALAANMSPTKLKSLFKQIFGNSIFSYYQDYRMKKAALLLKEGNLSVSDVGYQLGFTNLSHFSRVFQEHIGMKPKQYSRS; this comes from the coding sequence ATGCATGTACTTCATACACTCGCTCACCTATTTGGAACAACAGTAAAGAATAGAAGACTAGATATTCCGGCACAGTTTGGTAAGGGATATGTGGCCGGATATGTCTTTAATGACCATATCCGGATGATGATTATGAACTATGAACTGAAGGAAAACCTGGTGATTGAAAACCCTGAAATCAATACTTCCAGGAATATGATCCTTTTTAAGTTCCAGCATATTTTCGCTGAAACGGAAAAGCAACCGTCTGTGTTAATAACTACAACAAGTATGAATACAGATACTGTAATCCCCATTCATACAAATACCTCTACCATTAACATCGAAGTTGATTCAAATTATTTAAAGAGCTTGTTTGATTTGTCTGCAAAGTCACCGGTATTAGAAGGACTATTACAGAATACACAACCTTTGCTTTTTGAACAAATGATATATCCATCCTTGCAGGATATTGTCAATGAGATTGTATACGAATCTGTGGCGGAAAGTTTCAAACTATTTTTCCTGCGGATAAAAGCGGAGGAACTGGTGTGCAGGCTATTGATGGAATTGGAGAAGAGAGATGAAAAACAGTTGTATGCCTTGAATAGCCGTGATATAGCTACCATTTACAAAATAAGAGAGGAGATGTTGGAGCAGCTGGATACACCACCGGTGATAAATGATTTAGCACTGGCGGCTAATATGAGTCCGACAAAATTGAAATCATTATTTAAACAAATATTTGGGAATAGTATCTTTAGTTATTACCAGGATTATAGAATGAAAAAAGCGGCGTTGTTATTGAAAGAGGGGAACCTGTCGGTATCGGATGTAGGGTATCAGCTGGGGTTTACAAACCTGAGTCATTTTTCAAGAGTGTTTCAGGAGCATATCGGTATGAAGCCTAAACAGTATAGCCGGTCTTAA
- a CDS encoding YcxB family protein, producing the protein MKSLLSISFKITRLEYAKYLIAYMYRRPTVIILGILGLYSLIMPALVDDGFLLNFNKGLYLSMPYALAMLFYPIIITVIAVLQRYRNAFLKQEMLYEFDDEGVHIQGEDFKSDLAWSHIREAKELAGFLILKPSKREGYLVKKNVLGADEITYIKDKIAAAKK; encoded by the coding sequence ATGAAGAGCCTCCTTTCTATCAGCTTTAAGATCACCCGACTTGAATATGCGAAATACCTGATCGCCTATATGTACAGAAGACCCACTGTTATTATTCTGGGAATATTGGGACTCTATTCTCTGATTATGCCCGCACTGGTAGATGATGGCTTTCTTTTGAATTTCAATAAAGGCTTGTACCTGTCGATGCCTTATGCACTGGCAATGTTGTTTTATCCGATCATTATCACAGTGATAGCGGTATTGCAGCGATACAGAAATGCGTTTCTGAAACAAGAGATGCTGTATGAGTTTGATGATGAGGGCGTACACATTCAGGGAGAAGATTTTAAAAGTGATCTGGCCTGGTCACATATCCGGGAAGCAAAAGAACTAGCGGGATTCCTGATTTTAAAGCCTTCTAAACGCGAGGGTTACTTAGTGAAGAAAAATGTACTGGGTGCTGACGAGATCACCTATATTAAAGATAAAATAGCTGCGGCTAAGAAATGA
- a CDS encoding NAD-dependent epimerase/dehydratase family protein, with product MQTILGSGGAIGTPLARELKAYTDKIRLVARKPVQVNGDDELITADLTNAADVDRAVAGSEVVYLTVGLEYNIKVWRRDWPIIMKNVIDACIKHNARLVFLDNVYMYGKNEIPHMTESSTIAPPSKKGEVRAALHHMLLQAKGLKMAIARSADFYGPGVKNGMLTITVQEEFKKGKRAYWQLDDTKIHTFTYTQDAAKGTAIIGNTPDAFGQVWHLPTSSEKVTGKEFIERIAGIMQVQPKYYILARWMMGLMGLFVPIVKEIKEMSYQYDRDYIFDSSKFEKRFNFKPTTYATGLTASVAS from the coding sequence ATGCAAACAATACTAGGATCTGGTGGTGCTATTGGTACCCCACTGGCACGCGAACTGAAAGCCTATACAGATAAGATCCGCCTGGTAGCCCGGAAGCCGGTGCAGGTGAATGGGGATGATGAGCTGATTACAGCTGATCTGACAAATGCTGCGGATGTGGACCGTGCCGTAGCTGGTTCAGAGGTGGTGTACCTTACCGTAGGCCTGGAATACAATATCAAGGTATGGCGCCGCGACTGGCCAATAATCATGAAGAATGTGATCGATGCATGTATAAAGCACAATGCCCGTCTTGTATTTCTGGATAATGTGTACATGTATGGTAAGAATGAGATCCCCCATATGACAGAAAGCTCAACCATTGCACCACCCAGTAAAAAAGGCGAAGTGAGAGCAGCCTTGCACCATATGCTCCTGCAGGCAAAAGGATTGAAGATGGCGATTGCCAGAAGTGCGGATTTTTATGGCCCTGGTGTGAAGAATGGGATGCTCACGATTACCGTACAGGAGGAGTTTAAAAAAGGTAAAAGGGCTTACTGGCAGCTGGACGATACTAAAATTCATACCTTTACTTATACCCAGGATGCGGCTAAAGGCACTGCTATTATAGGAAATACCCCTGATGCCTTTGGTCAGGTGTGGCATTTACCTACTTCTTCCGAGAAAGTGACAGGAAAGGAGTTTATTGAAAGGATAGCAGGGATCATGCAGGTGCAACCTAAGTATTATATCCTTGCCAGGTGGATGATGGGATTAATGGGGCTCTTTGTGCCAATTGTGAAGGAAATAAAGGAAATGTCTTACCAGTACGACCGGGATTATATATTTGATAGCAGTAAATTTGAAAAGCGCTTCAATTTCAAGCCGACCACTTATGCAACAGGACTCACTGCAAGTGTAGCCAGCTAA
- a CDS encoding Crp/Fnr family transcriptional regulator: protein MSYELISTMRKDVVMADDEAAYILSYFKEQQFRRNTVLLHAGEVAHEVFFVTQGSLHQFYNDEAGNERTCNFTFENEFATDLESFSKKTVSASTIKTLTPTTCLTITCSDLVPLMKESRAMNDFFFLLVERIAAASIRRTKALLSSTPEKQFLDLLEEKPEIIQRVPQRYIAQYLGIAPESLSRIRKRLIPAKKP from the coding sequence ATGTCATACGAACTTATTTCGACAATGAGGAAGGATGTAGTGATGGCGGATGATGAAGCTGCCTATATCCTTTCTTATTTTAAAGAACAACAATTCAGGCGGAATACCGTGTTACTCCATGCGGGAGAAGTGGCGCATGAAGTATTCTTTGTGACACAGGGGAGTCTGCACCAGTTTTATAATGATGAAGCTGGTAATGAGCGCACCTGTAATTTTACCTTTGAAAATGAGTTCGCGACAGACCTGGAGAGTTTTTCCAAAAAGACGGTGTCTGCTTCTACGATCAAGACCCTGACGCCTACCACCTGTCTAACAATCACCTGTTCAGATCTGGTTCCCCTCATGAAGGAATCAAGGGCCATGAATGACTTTTTCTTTCTGCTGGTAGAGCGTATTGCCGCTGCCAGTATTCGTCGTACAAAAGCCCTGCTGTCTTCTACCCCGGAAAAACAGTTCCTGGACCTGCTGGAAGAAAAACCGGAAATTATTCAACGCGTTCCGCAGCGCTATATTGCTCAATACCTGGGCATTGCACCTGAGAGCCTGAGCCGGATCAGAAAACGGCTAATTCCGGCTAAAAAACCTTAA
- a CDS encoding MFS transporter produces MIRLGGDAPMKARLIILLAIVLMNAVGMSIVIPLLPFLVGQYLPKQQVVVGMSALLSVFAVCTFIAAPILGALSDRYGRRNILIISLLGSVIGYVLFGIGGSLWVLFVGRIIDGLTAGNISTLFAIISDSTTPEERTKWFGYMGAVMGIGLLTGPALGGLLGAIDLSLPFFMTAGIISLSVVAVYFWLPESLSAEKRTKKLNVDSFNVFSHLKDFTKIKLLLIAGILFYAGLEIFQFNFTIFLKDIFKWGPAYIGGILTLAGVCEIISRAILLPWFLKHFNEKLTGRMGLIILGLGFIFILGSMFLSSVILIFPAVICILAGEGLFDPTYNSLLSQSVDESNQGKLQGVNQSLQSCTRALIPLGAGTIYYYRPFVLYFIATIIIIFSMIIHEKSFSHRRHR; encoded by the coding sequence ATGATTCGGTTAGGAGGAGATGCACCAATGAAAGCCAGATTAATCATTCTACTGGCAATTGTACTTATGAATGCGGTAGGTATGTCCATCGTTATCCCGCTGCTACCATTTTTAGTAGGCCAATATTTACCTAAACAACAAGTTGTTGTAGGCATGAGTGCCCTGCTATCAGTATTTGCAGTATGTACATTTATTGCAGCCCCTATTCTAGGCGCATTGAGCGACCGGTATGGACGAAGAAATATCCTGATCATAAGCTTACTGGGTTCTGTCATCGGCTATGTCTTGTTTGGTATTGGTGGTTCGTTGTGGGTGCTTTTTGTAGGAAGAATAATAGATGGATTGACAGCAGGTAATATCAGTACGTTATTTGCCATTATATCAGATAGTACCACACCTGAAGAACGTACAAAATGGTTTGGATATATGGGCGCCGTGATGGGAATAGGTTTGTTAACAGGTCCTGCATTAGGTGGATTATTGGGAGCTATTGACTTGTCATTACCATTTTTTATGACTGCGGGTATTATATCCCTTTCAGTAGTGGCTGTGTATTTTTGGTTACCAGAATCATTGTCAGCAGAAAAGCGTACAAAAAAATTGAATGTTGATAGTTTCAATGTTTTTTCACATTTGAAGGATTTCACGAAAATAAAATTGCTCCTGATTGCAGGTATATTGTTTTACGCAGGTCTTGAAATATTCCAGTTCAATTTTACCATTTTCTTAAAAGATATTTTCAAATGGGGACCGGCTTATATAGGTGGCATACTTACTTTGGCTGGTGTGTGTGAAATCATTTCGAGGGCAATATTGTTGCCCTGGTTTTTGAAACATTTCAATGAGAAGCTTACTGGTAGGATGGGTTTAATCATTTTAGGATTGGGATTTATATTCATCTTAGGAAGTATGTTTTTATCTTCTGTAATTCTTATTTTTCCCGCTGTCATCTGTATCCTTGCTGGCGAAGGATTATTTGATCCTACTTATAATAGCCTACTATCACAATCAGTTGATGAAAGCAATCAGGGAAAATTACAAGGGGTCAATCAAAGTCTGCAATCCTGCACGAGGGCATTGATTCCATTGGGTGCAGGCACTATTTATTATTACCGTCCATTTGTGTTATACTTCATAGCAACAATCATTATCATCTTTTCAATGATTATCCATGAAAAAAGTTTTAGTCACCGGCGCCACCGGTAA
- a CDS encoding DUF692 family multinuclear iron-containing protein, producing the protein MPKVLSAVACNLDANILAACLPLLQESRIEAIEWSFDALYKIKEVPDWFRELLTAFSDENRLIGHGVFFSLFSGKWLPEQEAWLSHLKQTSTAFNFDHITEHFGFMTGKDFHHGAPLNIPYSASTLAIGTDRLKRIYNACGRPVGLENLAFSYSLDEVKRHGAFLDQLLEPVNGFIILDLHNLYCQLHNFDLAFEDLITLYPLNKVREIHISGGSWDDVGNQTIRRDTHDEGVPAEVFQLLEMTMRKCPYLKYVVLEQLGNGLATEASRVGFYNDFLKMQEIVHKSNHETEVSPFLPLLPLSTGPAIEDLQLYQQQMELSSILETAPSYAAAMQLLQHSSLSHSDWKIEQWDPYMIETAVKIARKWKK; encoded by the coding sequence GTGCCCAAAGTATTATCTGCTGTCGCCTGTAATCTGGACGCAAACATCCTCGCTGCATGTTTGCCCCTGCTGCAAGAATCCCGTATTGAAGCCATTGAATGGTCATTCGATGCCTTATACAAAATTAAAGAAGTACCTGACTGGTTCAGGGAACTGCTGACAGCCTTTAGCGATGAAAATCGCCTGATCGGTCATGGTGTCTTCTTTTCTCTCTTTTCAGGGAAATGGCTACCAGAACAGGAAGCCTGGCTCTCTCATTTAAAGCAGACATCCACTGCCTTTAACTTTGATCACATCACGGAACACTTTGGCTTCATGACCGGAAAAGATTTTCACCATGGGGCACCGTTAAATATCCCTTATTCTGCATCGACGCTCGCCATTGGCACAGACAGGTTGAAAAGAATCTACAACGCCTGCGGACGCCCTGTAGGTTTAGAGAACCTCGCCTTTTCGTATTCGCTGGACGAAGTCAAACGGCATGGCGCCTTTCTGGATCAATTGCTTGAACCCGTGAACGGTTTTATCATCCTTGATTTGCATAACCTCTATTGCCAGCTTCATAACTTTGATCTGGCCTTCGAAGATCTGATAACCTTGTATCCATTAAATAAGGTCCGGGAAATCCACATATCTGGCGGTAGCTGGGACGATGTAGGCAACCAGACTATCAGAAGAGATACACATGATGAAGGAGTGCCGGCAGAGGTATTTCAGTTGCTTGAAATGACAATGCGGAAATGTCCATATCTGAAATATGTTGTGTTGGAACAATTGGGAAATGGACTCGCTACGGAGGCTAGCCGGGTGGGGTTTTATAATGATTTTTTGAAGATGCAGGAGATTGTACATAAATCCAATCATGAAACTGAGGTCAGTCCCTTTCTTCCATTACTCCCACTCTCTACAGGCCCTGCTATAGAAGACCTTCAACTCTACCAACAACAAATGGAACTCTCTTCCATCCTGGAAACAGCCCCTTCCTATGCCGCCGCCATGCAATTATTACAACACTCCTCCCTGTCCCATTCTGACTGGAAAATTGAACAATGGGACCCCTATATGATAGAAACTGCTGTTAAAATAGCCCGCAAGTGGAAGAAATGA
- a CDS encoding MFS transporter — MKFNNTISMEYSFRRWFVSLTAMICLALAGFNYAGIDVAYNDIRGNLGATLNQVSRITTVYVLGTFIIVPFSSWLSSQLGRRNYLGWAVICFTVCSFFCGNATNLNLLIVWRFLQGLAAGAMLVSSHTILTESWPIEKRATSQLLVLTGLGLGAALGDPIAGYITDEFSWIFIFFANIPLGIIACLLVFVFVKNESDKKDEDWQARILLTVGACCLYAGLERCQYVGELNMPLMILLVLVGLTGFILFTRRQYHLLNINLRAGLVLFLFYSFISGIQIVISNSSLNALTASNYDYFWVIALIPIVVILITTVLIQRNRKMIRPVITVGMLLLMISLWLSLKIVSFPAILILSIAEAMLSISILTLALSELEGKELGRGVAYYYVIGKIGGVLTTPLYFVVPYLLEVFK, encoded by the coding sequence ATGAAATTTAATAATACGATATCTATGGAATATAGTTTTCGCCGATGGTTTGTCTCACTGACAGCTATGATCTGTCTTGCGCTGGCAGGATTTAATTATGCAGGTATAGACGTTGCTTACAATGATATAAGGGGAAACCTGGGCGCTACCTTAAATCAGGTCAGCAGGATTACAACTGTCTATGTACTGGGTACTTTTATCATAGTTCCATTTAGCAGCTGGCTGTCTTCACAGCTGGGGCGAAGGAATTATTTAGGATGGGCGGTGATTTGTTTTACAGTCTGTTCTTTTTTCTGCGGTAATGCCACGAATCTGAATCTGCTGATAGTGTGGCGGTTCCTACAGGGGTTGGCTGCAGGTGCAATGCTGGTATCTTCACATACTATTCTTACAGAGAGCTGGCCGATAGAGAAACGTGCTACGTCTCAGCTATTGGTACTGACGGGACTAGGGCTGGGAGCAGCATTAGGGGATCCTATAGCCGGGTATATAACAGATGAATTTTCATGGATCTTTATCTTTTTTGCAAATATTCCGCTGGGTATAATTGCCTGTCTGCTGGTATTTGTATTTGTGAAAAACGAATCTGATAAAAAGGATGAGGATTGGCAGGCAAGGATTCTACTGACTGTGGGAGCTTGTTGTCTGTATGCAGGATTGGAGCGATGTCAGTATGTAGGTGAGTTGAATATGCCATTGATGATATTGTTGGTGCTGGTGGGATTGACAGGGTTCATTTTATTCACCAGGAGGCAATATCATTTATTGAATATTAATTTACGTGCCGGGTTGGTATTATTTTTATTTTATTCTTTTATTTCAGGGATTCAGATAGTTATTTCCAATTCATCCTTAAATGCTTTGACAGCATCTAATTACGATTACTTTTGGGTGATTGCATTGATACCTATAGTGGTCATACTTATTACTACTGTATTGATACAGCGGAACCGTAAGATGATCAGGCCTGTCATTACAGTAGGGATGTTGTTGTTGATGATTAGTTTATGGTTATCCCTGAAGATTGTGAGCTTTCCGGCAATACTGATCCTTAGTATAGCGGAGGCAATGTTATCTATATCAATCCTTACATTAGCGCTTTCAGAGCTGGAAGGGAAGGAGCTGGGTAGGGGAGTTGCTTATTATTATGTGATTGGGAAAATAGGTGGGGTGTTAACTACACCGTTGTATTTTGTGGTTCCTTATTTGTTGGAAGTTTTTAAATAG
- a CDS encoding chorismate mutase produces the protein MKRRIFSTVFLTMGLVAAKAQQKDSLTINREKINQLDKEIVHLLGERMEAARAIGIYKQAHNMEVLQSNRFNEVLQKAIETGKAEGLSEEFIRALYEAIHKESIRQQEALKKK, from the coding sequence ATGAAAAGACGGATCTTCTCAACAGTATTCCTGACAATGGGCCTGGTGGCCGCAAAGGCACAACAAAAAGACTCATTAACAATTAACAGAGAGAAAATTAACCAGTTAGACAAAGAGATCGTTCACCTGCTGGGCGAAAGAATGGAAGCTGCCAGAGCGATTGGTATTTACAAGCAGGCACATAATATGGAAGTGCTGCAATCCAATCGCTTCAATGAAGTATTGCAAAAGGCGATAGAAACCGGTAAAGCTGAAGGTCTTTCAGAAGAATTTATCAGGGCACTTTATGAAGCGATTCATAAAGAAAGCATCAGGCAACAGGAAGCCCTGAAGAAGAAGTAA
- a CDS encoding NAD(P)-dependent oxidoreductase — protein sequence MKKVLVTGATGKVGSRFVARLIAKGYDVRVLVRKPITLNASGLGGDEAAGVGSVMTGDLNDPATITPAVVGVDAVIHIAAAYNSMHDTNLKGTMSLVNAAIAANVERFIFVSTAKVYRKDYGRPAKEDDVPDVHEDNAYFAGKVATEQALLSLHKDVRILRLGFVYGDGDLHLKTMQDNLRLRTKEENPDLKATQGNLQAGAMQDNLRLMVKEENSHPAARLHMVHHLDVAQALLLLLNTDGLNGEIFNLGDDAPMSFYELGLANPTNEPLSNPFAYIMDTSKIRRKTGFRPLVPAYQVACDLDII from the coding sequence ATGAAAAAAGTTTTAGTCACCGGCGCCACCGGTAAAGTAGGTAGTCGCTTTGTAGCGCGACTGATAGCAAAGGGGTACGATGTTCGTGTGTTGGTACGTAAGCCCATCACTTTAAATGCAAGTGGATTAGGTGGTGATGAAGCCGCAGGTGTAGGATCAGTCATGACCGGTGATTTAAATGATCCGGCTACTATAACGCCTGCTGTAGTTGGTGTAGATGCTGTCATTCACATCGCTGCGGCTTATAATTCTATGCATGATACGAATCTAAAAGGGACAATGTCACTGGTCAACGCAGCCATTGCTGCGAATGTTGAAAGGTTCATTTTCGTAAGCACCGCCAAAGTATACAGAAAGGATTACGGTCGTCCTGCTAAAGAAGATGATGTGCCGGATGTACATGAAGACAATGCTTACTTTGCTGGTAAAGTTGCGACAGAGCAGGCACTGCTTTCTTTGCATAAGGATGTGCGGATATTAAGATTAGGTTTTGTCTATGGTGATGGGGATCTTCATTTGAAAACAATGCAGGATAACTTGCGCTTAAGGACAAAGGAAGAAAACCCGGACCTAAAGGCAACGCAGGGAAACTTGCAAGCAGGAGCAATGCAGGATAACTTGCGCTTAATGGTAAAGGAAGAAAATTCCCACCCCGCTGCCAGATTACACATGGTTCACCATCTTGATGTAGCTCAAGCTTTATTGCTATTATTAAATACAGATGGGCTGAATGGTGAAATCTTCAACCTGGGGGATGATGCACCTATGAGTTTTTATGAACTGGGGCTGGCAAATCCCACCAATGAACCACTATCAAACCCATTTGCATACATCATGGATACGTCCAAAATTCGTCGCAAGACAGGTTTCCGTCCCCTCGTGCCCGCTTACCAGGTAGCCTGTGATTTGGATATTATATAA
- a CDS encoding FAD-dependent oxidoreductase: protein MGGGKSIKAGGGQGIEVGGGKSIKAGGGQGIEVGGGKSIKAGGGQGIEVGGGKSIKAGGGQGIEVGGGKSIKTGGGQGIESDSGQHLGQDSGQYQRNDQWLLHFENGNTATADVVIGANGGMSNVRKYVTDAVVEDTGSYFIQGEVYQPEIKCKAFYELCDHDILMTAAEGKQIVANPRNNGALTYNVICRNVPLLDYKDTESVAIFLADMFPHWNECYRELFRATSFFAGLPTRKISLDVPWKTDRPLPITLIGDAAHLMPPFAGQGVNTGLMDAMILAENITGGKFKSVAAAIEDYERKMFVYAGAAQAETDRNERAMADTGFSFFKRFTGEG, encoded by the coding sequence GTGGGTGGTGGCAAATCTATTAAAGCAGGTGGTGGACAAGGTATTGAGGTGGGTGGTGGCAAATCTATTAAAGCAGGTGGCGGTCAAGGTATTGAGGTGGGTGGTGGCAAATCTATTAAAGCAGGTGGTGGTCAAGGTATTGAGGTGGGTGGTGGCAAATCTATTAAAGCAGGTGGTGGTCAAGGTATTGAGGTGGGTGGTGGCAAATCTATTAAAACAGGTGGCGGCCAGGGGATTGAATCAGATAGTGGTCAACATCTCGGACAAGATAGCGGCCAATATCAGCGTAATGACCAATGGCTCCTGCATTTCGAAAATGGCAATACTGCCACTGCCGATGTTGTAATCGGTGCAAATGGTGGTATGTCAAATGTCAGAAAATATGTAACGGATGCTGTAGTTGAAGATACTGGTTCCTATTTTATCCAGGGCGAAGTGTATCAACCGGAGATAAAATGTAAAGCATTCTACGAGTTGTGTGATCATGATATATTAATGACCGCAGCTGAAGGGAAACAAATCGTTGCCAATCCCCGTAATAATGGCGCGCTTACTTACAATGTCATTTGCAGGAATGTCCCTTTATTAGATTATAAGGATACGGAAAGTGTAGCCATTTTTCTTGCAGATATGTTCCCTCACTGGAATGAATGTTATAGGGAATTATTTCGTGCTACTTCATTTTTTGCAGGGTTACCTACACGAAAAATATCATTGGATGTTCCATGGAAGACTGATCGCCCATTGCCTATTACATTGATTGGAGATGCTGCGCATTTAATGCCGCCTTTTGCAGGGCAGGGAGTGAACACAGGATTGATGGATGCGATGATATTAGCGGAAAATATTACCGGTGGGAAGTTTAAAAGTGTTGCGGCTGCGATTGAAGATTATGAGCGGAAGATGTTTGTGTATGCTGGCGCTGCGCAGGCGGAGACAGATAGGAACGAACGGGCTATGGCGGATACCGGGTTTTCTTTTTTTAAGAGATTTACGGGTGAAGGTTAG
- a CDS encoding polymer-forming cytoskeletal protein: protein MKTIFEMITLKDAIALYSIDEHMYESREMFEDQVETDTQFYLHKGDLVLDDHFMMEYDQEIHGYIIDGNLRVNGNIINEEGDYGPCLYVKGNVECRSLLIGGSPTHIESNVTAEEVIMLHYNHGWMKCPGVFTAPVMIVEDYHFIPAHKNISGYYYNAEDPANTEEYDFDNDTFSSGLEALLDNKLTTTFEELRYDLAAGEYVLQPSQRDIHYWTQKVNHNYRDLKRVPPEMRTLEFCMQVAEKSIFALEHFPPALFTPELADQIVSKNGMALRFIPESLITRELCYKAAATGAIIDQDIPERFYDATLFQVLIRRDDWQMARIPPTYITEDLLVLYVQSGNGGWLEKYCKLAGVSKEHVLQRVIDSGIEYVGNIFSWFLTEERYAYCKSKYGHTKEWAEITEKYRKKLERIQ from the coding sequence ATGAAGACGATTTTTGAGATGATCACGCTAAAGGATGCCATTGCATTATACAGCATTGATGAGCACATGTATGAAAGCAGGGAAATGTTTGAAGATCAGGTAGAAACTGATACTCAATTTTATCTGCATAAAGGAGACCTGGTATTGGATGATCATTTTATGATGGAATATGATCAGGAGATACATGGTTATATCATCGATGGCAACCTACGCGTAAATGGCAATATCATCAATGAAGAAGGAGACTACGGCCCCTGCCTTTATGTAAAAGGAAATGTAGAATGCCGGAGTTTGCTGATAGGAGGCTCGCCTACGCATATTGAAAGTAATGTGACTGCCGAAGAAGTGATTATGCTTCACTATAACCATGGCTGGATGAAGTGCCCGGGCGTATTTACTGCACCTGTCATGATCGTAGAGGATTATCATTTCATTCCCGCACATAAAAATATCAGTGGCTATTATTATAACGCCGAAGACCCGGCAAATACAGAAGAATATGATTTCGACAATGATACTTTCTCTTCCGGATTAGAGGCACTACTGGATAATAAACTGACCACAACCTTCGAAGAACTAAGATACGATCTGGCCGCTGGTGAATATGTATTACAACCTTCTCAGAGAGACATTCATTACTGGACCCAAAAGGTCAACCACAACTACCGCGACCTGAAAAGAGTACCTCCCGAAATGCGTACACTTGAGTTTTGCATGCAGGTAGCTGAAAAATCCATCTTCGCATTGGAACACTTTCCACCTGCACTCTTCACCCCTGAACTGGCAGATCAGATAGTGAGCAAAAATGGTATGGCATTACGCTTTATTCCTGAATCATTGATCACCCGGGAACTCTGCTACAAAGCTGCCGCCACCGGGGCTATCATCGATCAGGATATTCCTGAACGCTTTTATGATGCAACACTCTTCCAGGTGCTGATCCGCCGCGATGACTGGCAAATGGCACGTATACCCCCCACTTATATTACAGAAGATCTGCTGGTTTTATATGTACAAAGTGGCAATGGCGGATGGCTGGAAAAATACTGCAAACTAGCTGGTGTATCTAAAGAACACGTATTGCAAAGAGTGATCGATAGCGGTATTGAATATGTAGGAAACATCTTTAGCTGGTTCCTGACTGAAGAAAGATATGCCTATTGCAAATCGAAGTATGGTCATACAAAAGAATGGGCGGAGATCACCGAAAAGTATAGAAAGAAATTAGAAAGAATTCAATAG